The following nucleotide sequence is from Thermotoga sp..
ATCAAGCTCTGAGGAAATCACAGGAGGGATGAAGAATTGCCAATAAACGTCCCAAGTGGCCTTCCGGCGGTAAAGGTTCTGGCAAGAGAAGGAATCTTCGTAATGACGGAAAAGAGAGCGATTCATCAGGACATTCGCCCCCTTGAGATCCTCATCCTGAACTTGATGCCGGACAAGATAAAAACGGAGATACAACTTTTGAGACTCCTAGGGAACACACCCCTCCAGGTGAACGTGACTCTTCTGTACACGGAATCCCACAGACCAAAACACACTCCTATTGAACACATCCTGAAGTTCTACACAACTTTCTCTGCTATAAAGAACAAAAAATTCGATGGATTTATCATCACAGGAGCTCCCGTGGAGCTCCTCTCTTTTGAAGAAGTGGACTACTGGGACGAACTCATGGAAATCATGGAGTGGAGCCGCCGTAACGTGTTCTCCACGATGTTCATCTGCTGGGCGGCTCAAGCTGGTCTGTACTTCTTCTACGGTGTGCCGAAGTACGAGCTTCCCCAGAAACTCTCCGGCGTTTACAAGCACAGGGTCACGAAAGAAACGGTACTTTTCAGAGGACACGATGACTTCTTCTGGGCACCTCATTCCAGGTACACAGAGGTCAGAAAGGAAGATATAGAGAAAATTCCGGAGCTGGAAATCCTTGCAGAGTCAGACGAAGCGGGAGTCTACGTAGTTACAAACAAAAGCGAAAGACAAATATTCGTAACGGGGCATCCAGAGTACGACAGATACACACTGAGAGATGAATACTACAGAGATATAAACCGTAATCTGAAGGTTCCCATACCAGCTAACTACTTTCCAGACGACGATCCAACAAAAACTCCTGTTCTCACTTGGTGGAGTCATGCTCATCTTTTCTTCAGCAACTGGTTGAATTACTGCATATATCAAAAAACACCTTACAGATTGGAAGACATACGTTGAAGAACCCCATAAGGGGTTCTTTTTTCTGTGCTAGAATATTCCTGGCCGCGCAAAAAGGAGGGAAAGAGTTGGCCGTCTTATCAACACTGGAGAACTTTCTCAACCAAACGGCCTTTCCTCATCTCACTATCGGGAACGTCCTCATGTTCGCGATAGCGATATCTCTACTTTACGTGGCGATAGTGAAACACTCAGAACCCCTTCTGCTGATACCGATCGCTTTTGGTATCATCCTCGCGAATATTCCACCCGAAGCCACTGGTATCCTCAACGAAGGTGGTTTTCTCTATTACATAAAGAGAGGACTGGACCTGGGTGTGTATCCGCCCCTCATTTTTCTTGGAATAGGTGCCCTCACAGACTTTTCTTTCATACTCTCTTATCCGATAACCATTTTCCTCGGGGCTGCTGCACAGATGGGAATATTTTTTACGCTCTTTGCTGCAAGGATGCTGGGTTTCTCTTTGAAGCAGGCAGCATCAATCGCAATAATAGGTGGAGCAGACGGTCCAACTGCTATCTACATAACCAACACACTCTCTCCTGAGTTTATCGCTCCCATTGCCATCTCCGCGTACTCCTACATCGCTCTCATACCGATACTCCAACCCGTTGTCTCCAAGATGTTGACCAGTAAAGAAGAAAGGAAAATACGTATGAAGCCTCCCAGGAGGGTGAGCAGATTCGAAAGGCTCTCGTTCCCTCTCGTCATAACCATCACCACTGCCCTTCTGATACCCAAGTCATTGCCACTCGTTGGTTCTCTTATGCTCGGGAATCTTCTGAGGGAAGCTGGAGTGGTCAAGAGATTGGTGGAGGCGGCGAGCAGGTACATACTGGACACGGTGACCATACTGCTCATGCTTTCCGTTGGAGCGTCTGCAAGGGCGGACGTGTTCCTGAGACCTCAAAGTCTGAAAATATTCTTCCTGGGAGCCACTGCTTTTATCGTGTCCATGAGTTCTGGCATTCTGTTCGCAAAACTCATGAACCTCTTCTTGAAAGACAAGATAAATCCTCTTATAGGTGCTGCTGGGGTCTCCGCCGTACCTGACTCCGCTAGGGTTGCCCAGAGACTCGCCCAGGAGGAAGACCCGAACAATCATATACTCATGCATGCAATGGGGCCGAACGTAGCAGGTGTGATCGGATCTGCGACCGTAGCCGGGGTGTTTTTAATGCTCCTCAGCTGAGAAGGTGAGAATATGGGATACAAGATCGAGGTAAATTATGAATGGTGTAAGGCCTGTAAGCTGTGTGCTTGGATCTGTCCCACAAAGGCCATCACGAGTGATGAACTGGGAAGACCTGTGACGCATGAGGAGAAATGTGTTGGGTGTTTGAGATGTGAAAAAATATGTCCTGAGATGGCCATAGAGATACTGGGAAGTGAAGAGGATGTCAGAAATGATGTTTCTGCAGGGAAATGAAGCGTGTGCTCTGGGTGCCATAAGGGCGGGGTGCAGGTTCTTTGCTGGATACCCCATCACGCCCTCAACGGAGATAGCAGAGGTCATGGCAAGAGAGTTGCCAAAGGTTGGTGGTGTGTTCATCCAAATGGAAGACGAAATAGCCAGTGCTGCGGCCGTTGTGGGAGCTTCTCTTGCCGGTGTGAAAGCCATGACCGCAACGAGTGGTCCTGGATTCAGCCTCATGCAAGAGACGATCGGGTACGCTGTGATGACGGAAACACCCTGCGTTTTTGTCAATGTCATGAGGCTGGGACCGTCTACGGGCCTTCCAACGAAACCGGCTCAGGGGGACATCATGCAGGCGCGCTGGGGGACACACGGTGATCACGCTATAATCGTTCTTTATCCCACCACTGTAGAAGAGGTGTATCGTTACATAATCACCGCTTTCAACATAGCGGAAGAGTACAGAACACCCGTTGTGTTCCTGATGGACGAGACACTGGGACACATGAGGGAGAGTTTCTACCCTCCAAAAGATGAAGAGCTTTTCGTCATAGAGCGCTTGAAAGACTCATCTTTCGGTGACGAGGAGTTGTTCGTCCCGTTCTCCGAGAGCGAGTACGCGGAACCCACACCGTTCCCAATGGCCGAAATGGGAAAGACAAAGTTTCACGTTTCTGGCCTTGTTCATGATGAATCAGGATTCCCTCTCAGTTCTCCCGATGTGGCAGAGAAACTGATAAGGAGGCTCACCAACAAAATAAGGCTTCACTCAGATGAACTGGCCCTGTACGAGGAGTACGAAGTTGAAGACGCAGAGATTCTGGTGGTAGCCTATGGAATAGTCGCAAGAAGTGCCCTAAAGGCTGTAAAGATAGCAAGGCGTGACAGGATCAAAGTGGGACTGTTCAAACCCATCACGATCTGGCCGGCTCCTATTTCAAGATTCAGGAAACTGGTGGAAAAGGCGAGCACGATCATCATCGCCGAAATGAACCTGGGACAGTACGCAAAGGAACTGATCAGTTCCATCGATAGAAAGTCGAAGGTCATAAGAACGATAAATAAGGTGAGCGGTGAACTCATAAAACCTGAGGAGATACTCGATGTTATAACCGAAACTCAAATAGAGATTTAACAGGATGGGGTACAATATTGGTGGAATCAAAAAACGAGGAGGTGGAGACTGTGTACGTGGAAATCGTCGATGTGAGGGCGAGGGAAGTTCTTGATTCTCGAGGGAATCCCACTGTTGAGGCTGAGGTCGTTCTAGAAGATGGTACTGTGGGAAGGGCGATCGTTCCCTCCGGGGCATCCACAGGAAAGTTTGAAGCCCTGGAAATAAGGGACAAGGACAAAAAAAGATTCCACGGGAAAGGTGTTCTCAAAGCAATTGAAAACGTGAACGAAACAATCGCTCCCGCACTGATCGGGATGAACACCTTCGATCAACCGCTCGTTGACAAGACACTGATCGAACTCGATGGTACAGAAAACAAATCCAAACTCGGAGCCAATGCCATTTTGGCTGTGTCCATGGCAGTAGCAAGGGCGGCAGCCAATTACCTTGGACTTCCTCTATACAAATATCTCGGTGGGGTCAACGCGAAGGTTCTTCCTGTTCCTTTCATGAACGTGATAAACGGCGGTCAGCACGCAGATAACAACCTCGATATTCAAGAGTTCATGCTCGTTCCAGCAGGATTCGATAGTTTCAAAGAAGCCTTGAGGGCGGGTGTAGAGATATTTCACACATTGAAAAAGATCCTTCACGATTCCGGTCACGTGACTGCAGTTGGTGACGAGGGTGGATTCGCACCGAACCTTTCTTCCAACGAAGAGGCTATAAAGGTGTTGCTTGAGGCCATTGAAGCGGCGGGATACAAACCCGGTGAGAACGTGTTCATTGCCCTCGACTGCGCTGCATCTTCCTTCTACGATGAGGAAAAGGGAGTCTACTTTGTTGACGGCGAGGAGAAATCCAGCGAGGTGCTCATGGGATATTACGAAGAGCTAGTGGCGAAGTATCCAATCATATCCATCGAAGATCCATTCGCGGAAGAGGATTGGGAGGCGTTCGTCGAATTCACTAAAAGAGTTGGAAACAAGGTTCAAATCGTGGGAGACGATCTCTACGTGACCAACGTGAATAGACTCTCCAAAGGAATCGAGCTCGGTGCGACCAACTCCATCCTTATCAAGCTGAACCAAATAGGAACCGTCACCGAAACGCTTGATGCTGTGGAGCTTGCACAAAAACACAACATGACAGCTATCATTTCCCACAGATCTGGAGAGAGTGAAGATACCTTCATAGCCGATCTTGCGGTGGCGACCAACGCCGGTTTTATCAAGACAGGGTCCTTGTCCAGAAGCGAAAGAATTGCCAAGTACAACCAGCTCCTGAGAATTGAAGAGGAACTCGGGAAAATAGCGGAATTCAGGGGATTGGATTCTTTCTACTCTATAAAGAGGTGAAAAAGGCCCACCGAGGTGGGCCTTTGTTCATTGAGGTGAAAGCAATTGGAAAGACACGATGAGATAAAAAAAGGTGCCTGGGTTGGAATCGTTGGAAACACCTTCCTTGCGATGTTGAAGGTGTTGACGGGATTGTTTACGGGGAGCTATGCGATCCTTGCAGACGGAGTAGATACGTCCACTGACATCTTCACGTCCTTTATTATTCTTTTATCGGCACGTATTTCAGGTAAGCCTCCTGACAGGACACATCCTTACGGCCATGGAAGAGCAGAAGCGATAGCTTCAAAAATCATCTCGTTCGTCATGTTTTATGCAGGAGCCTCTCTGTTGATAGAATCCATCAAGAGGTTGGTCACCAGTGAGATCTCTCTAGAGTTGACTCTTCCTGCCTTCCTTGTGGTAGGAGCTTCAGTTGTGGGAAAGACTTTCCTTTTTCTGTACAAGCTGTCACTTGGAAAGCGCTTGAATAGCCTTGCTACGATCAGCGACGCTCTGAACATGAGAAACGACATTATGATCTCTGGAACCGTACTGGCTGGAATGGTGGCGATGAAGACCCTCGGCTGGTGGTGGCTCGACAGTATCCTTGCGATATTCGTTTCGATCCTAATTCTCAGAACTTCCTTTCAGATCTTCTATGAAGCCGCCTTCGAATTGATGGATGGAATGAAAGAGTCGGAGCTTGACATATACAACGACATCTTCAGAGTTCTGGAAAAGTTTCCAGATGTACACAATCCTCACAGGGTCAGGGTGAGAAAAGTCGGAACGAAGTACTACATAGAGATGGACATAGAGGTCGACGGATCGATGAACGTGGAAGCCGCTCACGATCTGACCGTGAAAATTAGAGAAGAGATAATGAACAAAAGAGATGATATAGAAGATTTAACGATACACGTGGAACCTCTTGGTAACGTGGAGAAAGAGGGTTTCGGAGTGAAGAAAGGAGTGTAGACAATGAAGCTGATGGACAGTTTGGAGATCTTCTACCGTAGGAAAGACAAAGATCTCAATGATCTCGAGAGGAAACTCAAGGAAATCTTCCGTGAAACCGGTATCGTTCTGGATGTTGTAAACTCGGAGTCAGCGGGAAAGATTTTCCTCAAGATCAACGTTCTGGAAGATCAAGAAGAAGTTCCAAACTTTGTGGTGAAGGCCTTGACTCCAGAAACCGACGCTACCGAACTTCCTCTCGGAGAGTGGGCAACTTTGGACGTTTTCGTGGAGGAAGTAGACTATCTGGAGGATCACGAGTACATGAAAATCTTTTCAGATGGAAACAGGCACACACTCTACGTTCCGTACTCCTCTGTGAAGAACAAAAACAGAAATGAAGTGGTGAAAGAATTCATGAGGTATTTCTTTGAAACAAAAGGCTGGAATCCAGACAACTACGAGTTTTTTGTGCAAGAAGTAGACAACATAATTTGAGGTGAAAAGAAGTGGTTGTACTGGCGGTGGATACTTCTCAGAGAATAAGAGTCGGTCTGAAAAAAGATGAAGATGTGTTTGAAATCTCCTACGCAGGGCAGCGGAAACACGCAGAAGTGCTTCCAGTTTTGATAGAGAAGCTGCTGAAAGAAAACGGTATTTCTGCAAAGGACTTGAGTGTTGTGGGGATTGGTATCGGTCCCGGCACGCTGACGGGTCTCAGAGTAGGAATCGCAACGATCGTAGGAATAGTGGCTCCCTTCGATGTTCCCATCGCCCCTTTGAACTCCTTCGAAATGGCTGCAAAGAGTCTTTCCATCGATGGAACTGTTCTTGTTTCCAAAAGGGCGAGGAAAGGGTATCGCTACTGTGCTGTCTACTCGAAAAAGAACGACTCCCTGGAGGTCATCAGGGAACCTTTCGTTTTCTCCGATGAGGAGGTACAGAAGATTCTATCTGAAACGAGGCCTTCCGTTGTCTTAGAAGAAGAAATATTCATCTCACCGAAAGTGCTTGTTGAAGAGGCAGAAAAGATGTTGAAAGAAGGGAAACTTGTGCACTACTACGAAATAGAACCTCTTTATCTTCAAAAATCCATAGCGGAGCTGAACTGGGAGAAAAGAAAGGGGGGCTAGCCCCCTCGCTCCACCTTTTCAACTTCTCTTGCAACCTCAAGTATTAACTTCTCACCATCGAAGTCCACCCTCACTGTTTGACCTTCTTTGACATCACCTGCTATGATCATCTTGGCCAGAGGCGTTTCTATTTCCCTTTCAATGAGTCTTCTCAACGGCCTTGCTCCGAACGTTGGATCGTATCCTTTCTCTGCGAGGTACTCTTTCGCCGCGTTGGTGATGGTCAGTTTTATGTTTTTATCCTTCAGACGACTTTCGAGTCTTCTCAACATGATTTCCACTATCTGTTTCATATGTTCTTTGGTGAGTGGCTTGAAGACAACCACGTGGTCTATTCTGTTTATGAATTCCGGTCTGAAGTAGTGTTTTAACTCTTCTCTCACTTTCTCTTCGATCTCCTCGAAGCTTTTACCTTCTCTGACGAAGTTCAGTATGAGATCGCTCGCTATGTTGCTTGTCATTATTATGATCGTATTCTTGAAATCCACAACGTTTCCCTTAGCGTCGGTCAGTCTGCCGTCGTCCATTATCTGAAGCAGTATGTTGAACACGTCTGGATGAGCCTTTTCTATCTCGTCGAGCAGGATCACACTGTATGGTCTTCTCCTCACAGCCTCTGTGAGCTGGCCACCTTCTTCATATCCCACGTATCCCGGAGGAGCTCCAATCAACTTGGAGACCGCGTGCTTTTCCATGTACTCACTCATGTCGATTCGGATGAGAGCGTTCTCACTCCCAAAGAGAACCTCAGCAAGTGTTTTCGCCAGTTCTGTTTTTCCAACCCCCGTTGGCCCGAGGAAGAGAAACGCACCAACAGGTCTGTTTGGATCTTTTATCCCCGCACGCGCTTTCCTTATAGCATCCGCTATGACCTTGACAGCCTCTTCCTGATCCACCAATCTCTGATGTATGATCTCTTCCAGTTTGAGCAACTTCTCCTTTTCTGACTTCACTATCCTGGATACGGGCACTCCAGACCAGGCTTCGACCACTTCCGCTATCTTCTCTGCCGTGACGACTGGCCTTCCACTCTTCAGAGATTCGTATTCATTCTTCAACCTGAAGAGTTCTTTCTTGAGCTCTGCCGCTTCCTTGTACTGGGATCTCACGGTGAGTTCATCAATCCTGTTTTCGAGCTCTCTTATCTTCCTTTCAAGTTCCTGGAGTCTTGTTTCGTCCCTTCCCTGTTTTGAAAAACCCAGCTTCACCCTCGCGGCTGCCTCGTCCAGTAGATCGATTGCCTTGTCCGGTAGGAATCTATCCGTTATGTACCTCGCCGAGAGCTTCGCAGCAGCTTCTATTGCTTCGTCTTCTATCTTGACCTTGTGGTGTTCCTCGTAAACTCTCTTGAGACCCTTCAGGATCTCTATTGTTTCTTCCACGCTGGGTTCCTTCACCATCACTGGCTGGAATCTTCTTGCGAGTGCTTTGTCTTTTTCTATGTGTTTTCTGTATTCATCTAGGGTGGTTGCCCCTATGACCCTGATCTCACCGCGAGCGAGAGCAGGTTTCAACATGTTGGCGGCATCCATCGCTCCTTCGGCTGCTCCCGCTCCAACTATGGTGTGGATTTCGTCGATGAACAGTATGGTTTTTTCTTTCTGCTTCATCACTTCATCGAGGAAAGATTTCAACCTTTCTTCGAACTCTCCTCTGTATTTGGTACCTGCTATCATCCTTCCAAGATCGACCATCAAGACACGTACGTCCTTCAGAGTGTCGGGCACTCTTCCTTCAACAATCCTCTGGGCAAGACCTTCTACGATGGCAGTTTTTCCAACTCCAGGGTCTCCGATGAGTATCGGATTGTTTTTCGTTCTCCTCATCAGGATCTCAATCACACGTTCGATCTCTTTGTCCCTTCCTATGATGGGACCGATCTTTCCTTCTCTGGCAAGTTTTGTCAGATCCGTAGCGAATGCTGTGATCGTTGACCGCCCTTCCACAAACTCCTCCTCGTGCTCCTTCACTTTCTGAAGCACTCTTTCATAGTCCACTCCATGTTTTTTAAGGACGCGGGCCGCATGCGTCGAGCCGTCTCTCAGAAGTCCCAAGAGAAAATGAAGAGGTCCCACGTCCTTCTGTTTGAAGAGTCTGGCCTCTTTTCTTGCCAGCTCCAGGATGTAAGAAAGTTCTCTGGAAACGTATACCTGATCGGAAAACCCATAGAATATCCCATACTGGGAATCGATGTGACTTTCCAGCTCATCGAGGACCTTTTCTGTATTCACGTTGAGCTCTCTCAGAATCTTTGTGACCTCGTTTTCATCGTAGAGAAGCTGAAGAAGAATGTGTTCAGACCTGAGGAGATTCTGGTTCCTATCCTTGAGATCATCGACACTCCTTTCAAAGATATCCTTCATCTTGTCGTTCAGGTTCCTCATGCATCTCACCTCCGGTGAAAATATATTAGCACTTGAATATTAAGAATGATAAACAATAAGGTAACAACAAACAAACGACACACCTTATCTTCTTCGGGACAACAGGTATACACTCGTATATTGAGATATCCACACCGAGAATTCCCATCAAAAGCCTGTTTCGGGTACTTTGGTACCTGTTCATCTTTTTTTGATTTTTATGAAAAAACACGTTATAATTTCCTACAAGCAGAGTCTACGGCTGTAACTCAGAGGTGTGAGAAGATGAGAAAGTATACCCACTACCACATTCCGGTAATGGTTCGGGAAGTGATCGAGTATCTGAAGCCCGAAGATGAGAAGATCATTCTGGACTGCACGGTGGGAGAGGGTGGGCATGCAAGAGCGATTTTGGAAAGCTGTCCTGGTTGCAGGCTGATCGGGATAGACGTTGACTCAGAAGTCCTTCAGATCGCGGAAGAAAAACTCAGAGAATTCTCTGTTCGGGTGAGTCTTTTCAAAGCATCCTACAAAGAAGCGGATTTCCTGCTCAAAACTCTTGAAGTTGAAAAGGTAGACGGAATACTGATGGATCTTGGTGTTTCGACCTACCAACTGAAAGGAGAGAACAGAGGTTTCACTTTCGAAAGAGAAGAACCACTTGACATGCGTATGGATTTGGAGAGCGAAATGACAGCGCAGAAAGTACTGAACGAGTTGAACGAACAGGAGCTGGCTCGTATCATCTTCGAGTATGGTGAAGAAAAGAGGTACGCGAGGAGAATTGCGAGGAAAATCGTGGAAAACAGGCCTCTTAATACCACTTTCGACCTCGTGAAAGCCGTGAGCGAAGCTCTTCCTTTCCACGAGATAAGACGTCGAAAAAGGCACTTTGCCACCAAGACGTTTCAGGCAATAAGGATATACGTCAACAGAGAACTTGAGAATTTGAGGGAATTTCTGGGTAAAGCGGAGAAACTTTTAAAAGTCGGTGGTAGGATAGTGGTGATTTCCTTTCATTCGTTAGAAGACAGAATAGTAAAAGAGGCATTCAAAAGTTCCAAGCGACTTCGAATTTTGACAGAAAAACCAGTACGTCCTTCGGAAGAGGAAATAAGGGAAAATCCTCGTTCCAGGAGTGCGCGTCTGCGTGCAGCGGAGCTTGTGGAGGAAGGAGGAGATTGAACTGCCAGCGAAGGTAAACCAAAAATCGAAGGTTCTGGTACTCTCTCCTCAGCTTGTCTTTACGATCATCATGGTTGTTGTTTTGATATTCATGGGAATAACAGCGTTGAAGATGGGGGTTCTGGCGTTTCAATTGACCCAGGCCAACAGGCGGTTGGAGATCGAGATAAAAGAAATGGAAAGAACGTATCAAACCCTGAAAGAGGAATTCAACCACATTTCCTCTTACTTCGATGTTGTGTACCCCACGGAGCGAAAGAAATAGATGGAAAAAAGGCTGGCCCTGTTACTGGCAGTGTTTGCACTGTTCTTGGTGGTGTCGTTCATAAATCTTTTCTTCTTTCCTCTTGGGGGGCAGAAATCTCACTGGTATATCTCTATCCCTCCAAAGCGTGGGAGTATTCTGGATGCAAAGGGAAGAAAAATCGCTTACGACTTTCCGGTGTACGTTGCCTACCTCGATGTTGATTTCTTCAAAAGGCAACTTGGAGATAAAAGCGTACTCGAAAGAACGCTAAAGGCCTGTGGAGTAGAAAAAAATCCGGAGGAGGTTTTGAAGCACAGATTCTACAGGCTCACAGAGGCTGAAGACAAAGAAAACGTTTTGAAAAGGCTAGACCCCGCCATTTTGCCTTTCGTCAGTTTGGAAATAGAGTACAGAAGAGAAAAGCTTCAAGATTACAGCACAGGTGTGTTGATTGGAACGGTGCTGAACGGTCGAGGAAAGGCGGCATCGAAGGTTTCTTCGACGACGTTTTAAGAGGAAAGAGAAAGGGAACCCTGAAGTTTCTCTACAGAGGAGCCAGACTCTCCCCTGTACTCACCGACTACATCCCTCCAGAAGACGGTCAAGATGTTCACTTATCCATCGATCTGGATCTTCAAAGACACATCTACGAGATAATCTCCGAGGCAGTGAAAGAATTCTCCGCGGAAGCAGGGCACGCCATCGTTATGGAATCCAGGACGGGAAAGATTCTCTCGATGGTAACTACGAGGAACTGGAACGACCTGATCGGTGGTTACATCGAACCCGGTTCTACCATAAAGCCTGTGGTCTACGCTATCGCTTTGGAGACGAAGTCCGCATCACCGTCTTTTTCCATAGAATGTGAAGGTCAGATAAAGCCTGTCGAGAGTTTGAACGTCATTATAAGAGACATAGAAAAACACGGGAAGGTGGCCTTCCTCACCGGAATCGTGAAGTCCTGTAACGTTATGAGTGTGAGAGTAGGAGAGCTCATCGTGAAGAACATAGGAGTTGAAGGATTCTACGAATGGTTGAAAAAAGCAGGCTTTGGAAGACGAACAGGGGTGGAAATGGAAGGGGAGATCGATGGGGTGCTGAGGGATCCAAAAGAGTGGTCTCTCATAGACCCAGCGGAGATCTCCATAGGCCAGGGAATCGGTGTCACACCCTTACAACTTGTGGCCTCCCTCAATACATTCGCCAACGAAGGCTACTGGGTAAAACCATCCATCCTGAAAGAGAGTCCCGTTAAGAAGAAAAAGATCTTTTCGAGAGAGACGGCTGAAATGATTAAAGAAGCCATGGTAGGAGTTGTCGAAGAGGGAACAGGAAGACTCGCACAGGTCAGGGGGCTGAAGATCGCTGGTAAGACCGGAACGGCTCAGAAAGCAGTTGGAGGAAGATACCAAAACCTTTACCATTCACTCTTCGTGGGCTTTTTCCCTGCAGACGATCCCAAATACACGATAATGGTGCATCTGGACAGTCCTTCCAGAGCATTCTATGGAGGTGATGTCGCTGCCCCCGTGTTCAGGAAGATAGTGGAACTTTTAACGGAGAAAAGAGAAAAGAAAATAACACTCATAAGAGGATTGATGCCGGATCTAGTGGGATTACCGGTAAGGGATGCCCTCCTTGTGCTGGAAGAATCTGGCGTCGAGGATGTGAAGCTAGAAGGCAAAGGGTGGATAGTGTCCGGTCAGACACCCCCACCCGATTATCCGCTGAAAGGAGAAATTGTTTTGACGTTGGATAATCAAAAGTAATGTTTTGCAGCGTGCTCCACAGCGATCGCACCGTCTGCGACAGCCGTGACGATCTGTCTGAGATTTTTCTTCCTCACGTCTCCAACGGCGTACAGACCTTTGATGCTTGTTTCCATATTCTCGTCTGTTACAACGTAACCGTAAGGATCCAGTTCTACGAGTCCTTCGAGCAATTTGGAATTGGGGTCCAGTCCTATGAAGATAAACACTCCGTCGGCTTTCAGTACTTTTGTTTCCCCGGTCTTCACATTCTCTATAACGATTTCTTCGACCTTATCTTTTCCTCGTATCTCTTTCACCGTGGAGTTGAAAACTACATCTATCTTTGGATTGTTCAGCACCCTTTCCTGAAGAACCTTCGCCGCTGTAAGGGTTTCCAGAAGCTGAACCATCGTGATCTTGTTTACGATGTTGGAGAGGAAGATCGATTCATCACATGCGCTGTCTCCCCCTCCAACAACTACGATGTCTTTCCCCGAAAACAGATATCCGTCACACGTTGCACAGTAGGAGACACCCTTTCCAAAGAATTCTTTTTCTCCAGGAATGTTCAATTTTTTTGGATCGGCACCCGTTGCAACGATCACCACTGGAGCCTCTATCTTCTTACCATCGTCCAGCTCGACTACTTTCCTATCCTCTTGAATCTCCAGTCTCACAACCTCTGCGTTGTATATGTCCGCTCCGAAGCTTTCAGCGTGTTCTTTGAACTTCGAAGCAAGCTCTTCACCTGAAATCTTCGGAAAGCCCGGGTAGTTTTCAACCAGGTGGGTGAGGTTCACGTACCCACCTTCGATTG
It contains:
- a CDS encoding ATP-dependent Clp protease ATP-binding subunit codes for the protein MRNLNDKMKDIFERSVDDLKDRNQNLLRSEHILLQLLYDENEVTKILRELNVNTEKVLDELESHIDSQYGIFYGFSDQVYVSRELSYILELARKEARLFKQKDVGPLHFLLGLLRDGSTHAARVLKKHGVDYERVLQKVKEHEEEFVEGRSTITAFATDLTKLAREGKIGPIIGRDKEIERVIEILMRRTKNNPILIGDPGVGKTAIVEGLAQRIVEGRVPDTLKDVRVLMVDLGRMIAGTKYRGEFEERLKSFLDEVMKQKEKTILFIDEIHTIVGAGAAEGAMDAANMLKPALARGEIRVIGATTLDEYRKHIEKDKALARRFQPVMVKEPSVEETIEILKGLKRVYEEHHKVKIEDEAIEAAAKLSARYITDRFLPDKAIDLLDEAAARVKLGFSKQGRDETRLQELERKIRELENRIDELTVRSQYKEAAELKKELFRLKNEYESLKSGRPVVTAEKIAEVVEAWSGVPVSRIVKSEKEKLLKLEEIIHQRLVDQEEAVKVIADAIRKARAGIKDPNRPVGAFLFLGPTGVGKTELAKTLAEVLFGSENALIRIDMSEYMEKHAVSKLIGAPPGYVGYEEGGQLTEAVRRRPYSVILLDEIEKAHPDVFNILLQIMDDGRLTDAKGNVVDFKNTIIIMTSNIASDLILNFVREGKSFEEIEEKVREELKHYFRPEFINRIDHVVVFKPLTKEHMKQIVEIMLRRLESRLKDKNIKLTITNAAKEYLAEKGYDPTFGARPLRRLIEREIETPLAKMIIAGDVKEGQTVRVDFDGEKLILEVAREVEKVERGG
- the rsmH gene encoding 16S rRNA (cytosine(1402)-N(4))-methyltransferase RsmH — translated: MRKYTHYHIPVMVREVIEYLKPEDEKIILDCTVGEGGHARAILESCPGCRLIGIDVDSEVLQIAEEKLREFSVRVSLFKASYKEADFLLKTLEVEKVDGILMDLGVSTYQLKGENRGFTFEREEPLDMRMDLESEMTAQKVLNELNEQELARIIFEYGEEKRYARRIARKIVENRPLNTTFDLVKAVSEALPFHEIRRRKRHFATKTFQAIRIYVNRELENLREFLGKAEKLLKVGGRIVVISFHSLEDRIVKEAFKSSKRLRILTEKPVRPSEEEIRENPRSRSARLRAAELVEEGGD
- a CDS encoding penicillin-binding transpeptidase domain-containing protein codes for the protein MKEFSAEAGHAIVMESRTGKILSMVTTRNWNDLIGGYIEPGSTIKPVVYAIALETKSASPSFSIECEGQIKPVESLNVIIRDIEKHGKVAFLTGIVKSCNVMSVRVGELIVKNIGVEGFYEWLKKAGFGRRTGVEMEGEIDGVLRDPKEWSLIDPAEISIGQGIGVTPLQLVASLNTFANEGYWVKPSILKESPVKKKKIFSRETAEMIKEAMVGVVEEGTGRLAQVRGLKIAGKTGTAQKAVGGRYQNLYHSLFVGFFPADDPKYTIMVHLDSPSRAFYGGDVAAPVFRKIVELLTEKREKKITLIRGLMPDLVGLPVRDALLVLEESGVEDVKLEGKGWIVSGQTPPPDYPLKGEIVLTLDNQK
- the trxB gene encoding thioredoxin-disulfide reductase, with amino-acid sequence MVFFDMGSVKKKGIKDQYDVVVVGAGPAGLASAIYARRAGLSVLVVEKAIEGGYVNLTHLVENYPGFPKISGEELASKFKEHAESFGADIYNAEVVRLEIQEDRKVVELDDGKKIEAPVVIVATGADPKKLNIPGEKEFFGKGVSYCATCDGYLFSGKDIVVVGGGDSACDESIFLSNIVNKITMVQLLETLTAAKVLQERVLNNPKIDVVFNSTVKEIRGKDKVEEIVIENVKTGETKVLKADGVFIFIGLDPNSKLLEGLVELDPYGYVVTDENMETSIKGLYAVGDVRKKNLRQIVTAVADGAIAVEHAAKHYF